One window of the Daphnia pulex isolate KAP4 chromosome 8, ASM2113471v1 genome contains the following:
- the LOC124200392 gene encoding alpha-(1,3)-fucosyltransferase C-like — MMPKSLFWRISFLCKTNAVGFLLIWILTACCFILFRLWVDFGIGAGDRTSESSHTQPRLQQFHGDMKRILFWNEYFQSKNYEFGLGHEPFVKAGCQFSNCVTTDDRKLLNVSDAVLFHAMDFDELDFPSLVIRRSDQRFIFYNYETCVGEKDMPVFVWTKDFFNWTMTYRRDSDIYDPHPYGSIRRRSDVLRPSLVMPRALHPEMTPAYPAALIQPWNKSRSLVTKKTKMVAWFVSHCHTDGLREEYFGQLGKYVGIDVYGRCGKLNCLPSRSSKCDQLLDSYKFYVAAENAICTDYVTEKFYRALSSDIVPIVYGGADYSSYAPPLSYIDVSDFKSPKDLADYLKLLDENDGLYLKYFDWKKDYEVVSRPVTGWCELCEKLNDPHQRPKVYKDISDWWFQNDMACVSGGNFLSGSLGVDLRQRPLKSI, encoded by the exons ATGATGCCGAAATCGCTCTTCTggcgaatttcttttctttgcaagaCAAATGCAgttggttttcttcttatctgGATTTTAACGGCTTGCTGTTTCATCTTATTCCGCCTTTGG gtggaCTTCGGGATAGGCGCAGGCGATCGCACAAGTGAATCATCTCATACACAGCCAAGATTGCAACAATTTCATGGAGACATGAAGCGGATATTATTCTGGAATGAATATTTCCAGTCGAAGAATTACGAATTCGGATTGGGACACGAGCCTTTTGTCAAGGCTGGCTGCCAGTTTAGCAACTGCGTGACAACAGACGATCGAAAACTTTTAAATGTTAGTGACGCAGTTCTTTTTCACGCCATGGATTTCGACGAATTAGATTTCCCCAGTTTAGTCATCCGCCGTTCGGATCAGCGCTTCATCTTCTACAATTACGAGACGTGCGTCGGAGAAAAAGACATGCCCGTTTTCGTTTGGACCAAGGACTTTTTCAACTGGACTATGACTTACCGGCGTGACTCGGACATTTATGATCCACATCCGTACGGATCAATCCGGAGGCGAAGTGACGTTCTTCGGCCATCGCTCGTTATGCCAAGAGCTCTACACCCGGAAATGACACCCGCTTATCCGGCCGCTTTGATTCAACCGTGGAACAAGTCGCGGTCGTTAGTgactaaaaaaaccaaaatggtcGCCTGGTTTGTCTCCCACTGCCACACTGACGGCCTCAGAGAAGAATATTTTGGCCAACTTGGCAAATATGTTGGGATTGACGTTTACGGCCGGTGTGGCAAGTTGAATTGTTTGCCGTCGAGGAGTTCAAAGTGCGATCAGCTGCTAGACAGCTACAAGTTTTACGTGGCAGCCGAGAACGCCATCTGCACCGACTACGTCACAGAGAAATTCTACCGGGCATTGTCATCCGACATTGTGCCCATCGTCTACGGTGGTGCCGATTACTCCTCGTACGCTCCACCTTTATCTTACATTGACGTCAGCGATTTCAAATCTCCCAAAGATTTAGCCGATTATTTAAAGTTGCTGGACGAAAACGACGGCCtctacttgaaatattttgactGGAAAAAAGATTACGAAGTAGTCAGTCGGCCTGTGACGGGTTGGTGCGAACTTTGCGAGAAGCTCAACGATCCTCACCAGAGACCCAAAGTGTACAAAGACATTAGCGATTGGTGGTTTCAAAACGATATGGCTTGTGTTTCCGGGGGTAATTTCCTTTCAGGCTCTCTTGGCGTTGATCTTCGCCAACGTccattgaagtcaatttaa
- the LOC124199528 gene encoding uncharacterized protein LOC124199528 isoform X1: MMTIPMQKRRLLSVLRIIYVVSSLSLLSLTAFVVYNAEIGQWKAVTGDNKTRDNSYFCVENILDQRSFGSNEKHLPAKRSRDGKKLTAIMPEAQCKLLDYTAEHVTSCLDILQSKISLNRNNNVAATTEKNKTTLHFVFIGDSRIRQQFLNFLKIIPEYDRTMQPNPIPPFHHGQISVNSSLLQLRVSFHWQPVINNDVVNMIRQWIDPPNFIFLSMAVHHMIADIDSVSILQLYQRDLKELSLVLSQIASVSQVIWINQYPTVDFYGEIYSHNTAIHSEKVHGYNKAARRIIENHKSITLWDSSNRLAEEYVRGCVIFSHRAGKAPAMCGDFICDQVKVREIAYRNCKDYIHTGYVALSQATQFLFNDICNKNFHNSYFVHTDARKKTLQF, from the exons ATGATGACGATCCCTATGCAGAAAAGGCGACTATTATCCGTGTTACGAATAATCTACGTTGTCTCGTCGCTCTCTTTGCTTTCGCTGACAGCTTTCGTTGTCTATAATGCGGAAATCGGACAGTGGAAAGCGGTGACTGGCGATAATAAGACCCGAG ACAATTCGTATTTCTGCGTGGAAAACATCCTTGATCAACGATCGTTTggttcaaatgaaaaacatttacccgccaaaagATCTCGCGACGGTAAGAAGTTAACGGCAATAATGCCCGAAGCGCAGTGCAAGTTATTGGATTACACCGCTGAACATGTAACGTCCTGCCTCGATATTCTCCAGTCTAAAATCAGcttaaatagaaataataatgttgCCGCAACTACGGAAAAGAATAAGACGACgttgcattttgttttcattggtGATTCAAGAATCCGACAGCAGTTTCTCAACTTTCTCAAG ATCATTCCGGAATACGACAGGACAATGCAGCCGAATCCCATTCCGCCTTTTCACCACGGCCAAATCAGTGTTAATAGTAGCCTCCTTCAATTGCGAGTTTCGTTTCACTGGCAGCCCGTCATCAACAACGACGTCGTGAACATGATTCGCCAATGGATCGATCCACCCAATTTTATCTTTCTAa GTATGGCAGTTCATCACATGATAGCAGATATCGATTCCGTCAGCATCTTGCAATTGTACCAGCGTGATCTTAAAGAACTGAGTCTTGTTCTCTCTCAAATCGCCAGCGTCAGCCAGGTGATATGGATCAATCAGTATCCAACAGTCGATTTCTATGGTGAGATTTACAGCCACAACACGGCCATTCATTCCGAGAAGGTCCATGGCTACAACAAAGCTGCTCGACGCATAATTGA GAATCACAAGAGCATCACCTTATGGGACTCGAGTAACCGACTAGCCGAAGAATATGTTCGTGGCTGCGTGATTTTCAGTCATCGCGCAGGTAAAGCTCCGGCTATGTGTGGAGATTTCATTTGCGATCAGGTCAAAGTTCGCGAAATCGCGTACAGAAATTGCAAGGACTATATCCACACGGGTTACGTAGCTCTTTCCCAAGCtactcaatttttatttaatgacaTTTGCAATAAGAATTTTCACAATTCCTATTTTGTACATACCGatgccagaaaaaaaacattacaatTTTGA
- the LOC124199528 gene encoding uncharacterized protein LOC124199528 isoform X2 produces MMTIPMQKRRLLSVLRIIYVVSSLSLLSLTAFVVYNAEIGQWKAVTGDNKTRDNSYFCVENILDQRSFGSNEKHLPAKRSRDGKKLTAIMPEAQCKLLDYTAEHVTSCLDILQSKISLNRNNNVAATTEKNKTTLHFVFIGDSRIRQQFLNFLKIIPEYDRTMQPNPIPPFHHGQISVNSSLLQLRVSFHWQPVINNDVVNMIRQWIDPPNFIFLSMAVHHMIADIDSVSILQLYQRDLKELSLVLSQIASVSQVIWINQYPTVDFYGITRASPYGTRVTD; encoded by the exons ATGATGACGATCCCTATGCAGAAAAGGCGACTATTATCCGTGTTACGAATAATCTACGTTGTCTCGTCGCTCTCTTTGCTTTCGCTGACAGCTTTCGTTGTCTATAATGCGGAAATCGGACAGTGGAAAGCGGTGACTGGCGATAATAAGACCCGAG ACAATTCGTATTTCTGCGTGGAAAACATCCTTGATCAACGATCGTTTggttcaaatgaaaaacatttacccgccaaaagATCTCGCGACGGTAAGAAGTTAACGGCAATAATGCCCGAAGCGCAGTGCAAGTTATTGGATTACACCGCTGAACATGTAACGTCCTGCCTCGATATTCTCCAGTCTAAAATCAGcttaaatagaaataataatgttgCCGCAACTACGGAAAAGAATAAGACGACgttgcattttgttttcattggtGATTCAAGAATCCGACAGCAGTTTCTCAACTTTCTCAAG ATCATTCCGGAATACGACAGGACAATGCAGCCGAATCCCATTCCGCCTTTTCACCACGGCCAAATCAGTGTTAATAGTAGCCTCCTTCAATTGCGAGTTTCGTTTCACTGGCAGCCCGTCATCAACAACGACGTCGTGAACATGATTCGCCAATGGATCGATCCACCCAATTTTATCTTTCTAa GTATGGCAGTTCATCACATGATAGCAGATATCGATTCCGTCAGCATCTTGCAATTGTACCAGCGTGATCTTAAAGAACTGAGTCTTGTTCTCTCTCAAATCGCCAGCGTCAGCCAGGTGATATGGATCAATCAGTATCCAACAGTCGATTTCTATG GAATCACAAGAGCATCACCTTATGGGACTCGAGTAACCGACTAG
- the LOC124199527 gene encoding carboxypeptidase B-like isoform X3, with translation MSPLLATIIFTCVFAASHTAPQEPLQAWTEDVVSYSGFQLWSATPRNQEEREFLLKIRQDYELEVWKEARSHNSPVDLLVSPDFQTELKLRLADAEIPYEVTISDMQTAINNENPNVTDSGDEYENRKSHKMDWNSYHRIDDIYGYLNYLADSFPRLVQLVSIGSSFEGRPLYVVRISSSSSGTKPAIWIDGGIHAREWISPAVATYIIKQLVEEPSNERLLQNVDWYIMPVMNPDGYEYTHTSNRLWRKTRSSTGARCRGADPNRNFGYQWGGKGTSRDKCSEIYHGANAFSEPETRAVSNFISGKANQIKVYLTLHSYGQYVLIPWGYDVQYPIDYNDMKDLANKAASKFRRYKYTVGNSADLLYPAAGGSDDWAKSIGIKYSYTVELADTGNHGFVLPASFIRPVCEDFFPALEVFVDKVATLKV, from the exons atgtcCCCATTGTTGGCCACTATCATCTTCACTTGTGTCTTCGCCGCTAGTCACACGGCTCCGCAGGAGCCGCTGCAAGCCTGGACGGAAGATGTCGTTTCCTATTCCGGATTCCAGCTGTGGTCGGCCACGCCTCGCAACCAAGAAGAACGCGAATTCCTCTTGAAAATCCGACAGGACTACG AGTTGGAGGTATGGAAAGAGGCCCGATCGCACAATAGCCCCGTCGATTTGTTGGTTTCGCCCGATTTTCAGACGGAATTAAAATTGCGATTGGCAGACGCGGAAATCCCCTACGAGGTCACCATTAGCGACATGCAAACGGCAATCAACAACGAGAACCCCAATGTCACCGACAGCGGCGACGAGTACGAAAATCGAAAAA GCCATAAAATGGACTGGAACAGTTACCACCGGATTGACGATATCTACGGCTACTTAAATTACCTGGCGGACTCGTTCCCGCGACTCGTGCAACTAGTCAGTATCGGTAGCTCTTTCGAAGGTCGTCCGCTTTACGTTGTTCGCATATCCTCGTCTTCATCCGGAACCAAACCTGCCATCTGGATCGACGGAG GTATTCACGCTCGGGAGTGGATTTCGCCAGCTGTGGCTACTTATATCATTAAGCAGCTTGTGGAAGAACCTAGCAACGAGAGACTGTTGCAAAACGTTGATTGGTACATCATGCCCGTCATGAATCCTGACG GTTacgaatacacacacacgagcaATCGTCTATGGCGCAAAACCCGTTCTTCGACTGGAGCTCGCTGTCGTGGTGCTGATCCCAATCGCAACTTTGGTTACCAG TGGGGTGGTAAGGGTACAAGCCGAGATAAATGTTCCGAAATTTATCACGGAGCCAACGCCTTTTCGGAGCCGGAAACGCGGGCCGTTTCAAATTTCATAAGCGGCAAAGCCAAtcaaattaaa GTTTATCTCACCCTGCATAGCTACGGCCAATATGTCCTAATTCCTTGGGGTTATGATGTTCAATACCCAATCGATTACAACGACATGAAAGATCTTGCCAATAAAGCGGCTTCCAAATTCCGTCGCTACAAGTACACCGTTGGCAATTCAGCCGATCTTCTCTATCCAGCAGCAG GTGGCTCCGACGACTGGGCCAAGTCAATTGGAATCAAGTACAGCTACACGGTCGAATTGGCTGACACTGGAAATCATGGATTCGTTCTGCCCGCCTCCTTCATTCGGCCCGTCTGCGAAGACTTCTTCCCTGCGCTGGAAGTCTTTGTCGACAAAGTAGCCACCCTCAAAGTTTAA
- the LOC124199527 gene encoding carboxypeptidase B-like isoform X1 encodes MSPLLATIIFTCVFAASHTAPQEPLQAWTEDVVSYSGFQLWSATPRNQEEREFLLKIRQDYELEVWKEARSHNSPVDLLVSPDFQTELKLRLADAEIPYEVTISDMQTAINNENPNVTDSGDEYENRKMAGRFKRYLAAFISFFPGEDYFTKTQQFPYAYGHKMDWNSYHRIDDIYGYLNYLADSFPRLVQLVSIGSSFEGRPLYVVRISSSSSGTKPAIWIDGGIHAREWISPAVATYIIKQLVEEPSNERLLQNVDWYIMPVMNPDGYEYTHTSNRLWRKTRSSTGARCRGADPNRNFGYQWGGKGTSRDKCSEIYHGANAFSEPETRAVSNFISGKANQIKVYLTLHSYGQYVLIPWGYDVQYPIDYNDMKDLANKAASKFRRYKYTVGNSADLLYPAAGGSDDWAKSIGIKYSYTVELADTGNHGFVLPASFIRPVCEDFFPALEVFVDKVATLKV; translated from the exons atgtcCCCATTGTTGGCCACTATCATCTTCACTTGTGTCTTCGCCGCTAGTCACACGGCTCCGCAGGAGCCGCTGCAAGCCTGGACGGAAGATGTCGTTTCCTATTCCGGATTCCAGCTGTGGTCGGCCACGCCTCGCAACCAAGAAGAACGCGAATTCCTCTTGAAAATCCGACAGGACTACG AGTTGGAGGTATGGAAAGAGGCCCGATCGCACAATAGCCCCGTCGATTTGTTGGTTTCGCCCGATTTTCAGACGGAATTAAAATTGCGATTGGCAGACGCGGAAATCCCCTACGAGGTCACCATTAGCGACATGCAAACGGCAATCAACAACGAGAACCCCAATGTCACCGACAGCGGCGACGAGTACGAAAATCGAAAAA TGGCGGGTCGATTTAAGCGGTATTTGGCTGCCTTTATCTCCTTCTTTCCCGGTGAGGATTATTTTACTAAAACTCAACAATTTCCTTATGCCTACG GCCATAAAATGGACTGGAACAGTTACCACCGGATTGACGATATCTACGGCTACTTAAATTACCTGGCGGACTCGTTCCCGCGACTCGTGCAACTAGTCAGTATCGGTAGCTCTTTCGAAGGTCGTCCGCTTTACGTTGTTCGCATATCCTCGTCTTCATCCGGAACCAAACCTGCCATCTGGATCGACGGAG GTATTCACGCTCGGGAGTGGATTTCGCCAGCTGTGGCTACTTATATCATTAAGCAGCTTGTGGAAGAACCTAGCAACGAGAGACTGTTGCAAAACGTTGATTGGTACATCATGCCCGTCATGAATCCTGACG GTTacgaatacacacacacgagcaATCGTCTATGGCGCAAAACCCGTTCTTCGACTGGAGCTCGCTGTCGTGGTGCTGATCCCAATCGCAACTTTGGTTACCAG TGGGGTGGTAAGGGTACAAGCCGAGATAAATGTTCCGAAATTTATCACGGAGCCAACGCCTTTTCGGAGCCGGAAACGCGGGCCGTTTCAAATTTCATAAGCGGCAAAGCCAAtcaaattaaa GTTTATCTCACCCTGCATAGCTACGGCCAATATGTCCTAATTCCTTGGGGTTATGATGTTCAATACCCAATCGATTACAACGACATGAAAGATCTTGCCAATAAAGCGGCTTCCAAATTCCGTCGCTACAAGTACACCGTTGGCAATTCAGCCGATCTTCTCTATCCAGCAGCAG GTGGCTCCGACGACTGGGCCAAGTCAATTGGAATCAAGTACAGCTACACGGTCGAATTGGCTGACACTGGAAATCATGGATTCGTTCTGCCCGCCTCCTTCATTCGGCCCGTCTGCGAAGACTTCTTCCCTGCGCTGGAAGTCTTTGTCGACAAAGTAGCCACCCTCAAAGTTTAA
- the LOC124199527 gene encoding carboxypeptidase B-like isoform X2, which produces MSPLLATIIFTCVFAASHTAPQEPLQAWTEDVVSYSGFQLWSATPRNQEEREFLLKIRQDYELEVWKEARSHNSPVDLLVSPDFQTELKLRLADAEIPYEVTISDMQTAINNENPNVTDSGDEYENRKMAGRFKRYLAAFISFFPGHKMDWNSYHRIDDIYGYLNYLADSFPRLVQLVSIGSSFEGRPLYVVRISSSSSGTKPAIWIDGGIHAREWISPAVATYIIKQLVEEPSNERLLQNVDWYIMPVMNPDGYEYTHTSNRLWRKTRSSTGARCRGADPNRNFGYQWGGKGTSRDKCSEIYHGANAFSEPETRAVSNFISGKANQIKVYLTLHSYGQYVLIPWGYDVQYPIDYNDMKDLANKAASKFRRYKYTVGNSADLLYPAAGGSDDWAKSIGIKYSYTVELADTGNHGFVLPASFIRPVCEDFFPALEVFVDKVATLKV; this is translated from the exons atgtcCCCATTGTTGGCCACTATCATCTTCACTTGTGTCTTCGCCGCTAGTCACACGGCTCCGCAGGAGCCGCTGCAAGCCTGGACGGAAGATGTCGTTTCCTATTCCGGATTCCAGCTGTGGTCGGCCACGCCTCGCAACCAAGAAGAACGCGAATTCCTCTTGAAAATCCGACAGGACTACG AGTTGGAGGTATGGAAAGAGGCCCGATCGCACAATAGCCCCGTCGATTTGTTGGTTTCGCCCGATTTTCAGACGGAATTAAAATTGCGATTGGCAGACGCGGAAATCCCCTACGAGGTCACCATTAGCGACATGCAAACGGCAATCAACAACGAGAACCCCAATGTCACCGACAGCGGCGACGAGTACGAAAATCGAAAAA TGGCGGGTCGATTTAAGCGGTATTTGGCTGCCTTTATCTCCTTCTTTCCCG GCCATAAAATGGACTGGAACAGTTACCACCGGATTGACGATATCTACGGCTACTTAAATTACCTGGCGGACTCGTTCCCGCGACTCGTGCAACTAGTCAGTATCGGTAGCTCTTTCGAAGGTCGTCCGCTTTACGTTGTTCGCATATCCTCGTCTTCATCCGGAACCAAACCTGCCATCTGGATCGACGGAG GTATTCACGCTCGGGAGTGGATTTCGCCAGCTGTGGCTACTTATATCATTAAGCAGCTTGTGGAAGAACCTAGCAACGAGAGACTGTTGCAAAACGTTGATTGGTACATCATGCCCGTCATGAATCCTGACG GTTacgaatacacacacacgagcaATCGTCTATGGCGCAAAACCCGTTCTTCGACTGGAGCTCGCTGTCGTGGTGCTGATCCCAATCGCAACTTTGGTTACCAG TGGGGTGGTAAGGGTACAAGCCGAGATAAATGTTCCGAAATTTATCACGGAGCCAACGCCTTTTCGGAGCCGGAAACGCGGGCCGTTTCAAATTTCATAAGCGGCAAAGCCAAtcaaattaaa GTTTATCTCACCCTGCATAGCTACGGCCAATATGTCCTAATTCCTTGGGGTTATGATGTTCAATACCCAATCGATTACAACGACATGAAAGATCTTGCCAATAAAGCGGCTTCCAAATTCCGTCGCTACAAGTACACCGTTGGCAATTCAGCCGATCTTCTCTATCCAGCAGCAG GTGGCTCCGACGACTGGGCCAAGTCAATTGGAATCAAGTACAGCTACACGGTCGAATTGGCTGACACTGGAAATCATGGATTCGTTCTGCCCGCCTCCTTCATTCGGCCCGTCTGCGAAGACTTCTTCCCTGCGCTGGAAGTCTTTGTCGACAAAGTAGCCACCCTCAAAGTTTAA
- the LOC124200778 gene encoding mucin-17-like yields the protein MADRIPITAISLMALLLCFWSCSAAPTDTTERFLSDTTEMNVDETTTELVTETVEGTTDWTSVIFPCPDCGATGELDAVTIQPLVESATQYDLESVIIDLGVDRLKLKDPVVGSEIAQSVVSDEEGVLTTEIAQVVKSSTEILAEPVEDAQRDTTDSLSIQEKVETLADADGQAEKIQEETSTEFVTAQPEADSVIDSVIDAGAKVDLKNQTKQEVATTDPAILLDPENVSQDTTPPVQQKVEIGEGSETTPMATTTSSEEAQPTESATLRPETDSEIHILLKADFKTPTDERNEGTEAISIDDDVITIQPESFDEVATTESVSVAVLKNKEEVAESTPTTLDDTPIESTNVPPSGEDEKSEEFLTVVADVVEDVTQTTVDFTDSGSDATDSQSDPAVDEIVLMEPQLVKIFDPSVDVEATTFLAEANMQTEWDVTAATESFYQADGVEEKIEEDEEALTTTDESVTLTTEPESRTEPVTESTEVMGETKTAALPVGVELSSPPSLSSGADEAKNTPATTKKRSYKGYKVYRVILPTEDSVRRILSMEDEPGVEFWADPRLLLRPRGLFVTSAADVMVAPKTVPDIESVFREARLTYTVLIDDVHKSIAKENPSGPSFARSQSGPSGQHRLTWDRYHRLADINSYLDYLKEAHPDWVQVVPIGKSSQGRPIHVIKLSRSRQPDGVEPSQKKAILVDAGMHANEWITPAALTWMINELVENADSYNCILDRFDWYFVPMVNPDGYEYSHAVDRMWRKTRRNYTSTLVRSSARKLRVDADDEEQCVGADINRNFEFHWRKGGSSSNVCSPAFAGVKPFSEPESRALANFMLKQRSRIAMYISLHSYSQMWLLPWGFAEARPQDFSELYSLAKIGARALQRVHNTSFLIGSVPDLLALASGTSQDWAKGVAGVRYSYTVEMRDAGERGMILPAQQIVPTAEETWAGIYAASVELAHRLYDELPSCSPF from the exons ATGGCCGATCGTATTCCAATCACTGCCATCTCTCTGATGGCTCTGCTGTTGTGTTTTTGGTCCTGTTCGGCTGCGCCAACCGACACTACTGAGAGATTCCTTTCcg ATACTACGGAGATGAATGTCGATGAAACGACGACTGAACTAGTCACCGAAACGGTTGAAGGGACAACGGATTGGACGTCCGTCATCTTTCCGTGTCCAGACTGCGGAGCGACGGGCGAGCTGGATGCGGTGACCATCCAACCTCTTGTCGAATCGGCCACGCAATACGATTTGGAATCGGTCATCATTGACTTAGGAGTGGACCGATTGAAACTGAAGGATCCAGTCGTTGGCTCGGAAATCGCCCAGTCAGTCGTCTCCGATGAGGAGGGCGTTTTGACAACTGAAATCGCCCAGGTCGTTAAATCCTCGACGGAGATCCTTGCCGAACCCGTTGAGGATGCCCAAAGGGATACTACCGATTCTCTATCCATCCAGGAGAAGGTAGAGACGCTCGCAGATGCTGACGGCCAAGCCGAAAAGATTCAAGAAGAAACTTCCACCGAGTTCGTCACCGCACAACCGGAAGCCGATTCCGTAATCGATTCCGTAATCGATGCCGGAGCGAAGGTCGACTTGAAAAATCAGACGAAACAAGAGGTTGCCACTACTGATCCGGCGATCCTGTTGGATCCCGAAAATGTTTCTCAGGATACCACTCCACCTGTCCAGCAAAAGGTAGAGATTGGCGAAGGTTCCGAAACGACGCCAatggcgacgacgacgtcatcgGAAGAGGCTCAACCTACCGAATCGGCAACCTTGCGACCGGAAACCGATTCGGAAATTCATATCCTCTTGAAGGCCGACTTCAAAACCCCAACGGATGAGCGGAACGAGGGCACGGAGGCCATATCCATCGACGATGACGTTATTACCATCCAGCCGGAATCATTTGACGAAGTCGCAACGACCGAATCGGTTTCGGTTGCTGTCCTTAAAAATAAGGAGGAAGTGGCGGAATCGACGCCAACGACGCTGGATGACACGCCGATCGAATCGACAAATGTTCCGCCTTCCGGCGAAGACGAAAAAAGCGAAGAATTCCTGACAGTAGTCGCCGATGTCGTCGAAGACGTGACGCAGACCACGGTGGATTTCACCGATTCCGGCAGCGATGCGACGGACTCGCAGAGCGATCCGGCTGTGGATGAGATTGTCTTGATGGAGCCGCAACTGGTCAAGATATTCGATCCGAGCGTCGATGTGGAGGCCACGACTTTCCTGGCGGAAGCCAACATGCAGACGGAGTGGGACGTCACAGCCGCGACGGAATCGTTCTATCAAGCGGATGGCGTCGAGGAGAAGATTGAGGAGGATGAGGAGGCCTTGACAACCACCGACGAATCGGTTACGTTAACGACGGAACCCGAGTCCAGAACGGAACCAGTCACCGAGTCCACGGAGGTAATGGGCGAAACGAAGACGGCGGCCTTGCCGGTTGGCGTCGAATTATCATCGCCTCCGTCGTTATCATCCGGAGCTGATGAGGCCAAAAACACTCCGGCCACGACAAAGAAGCGCAGCTACAAGGGATACAAAGTCTACCGGGTGATCCTTCCGACCGAAGACTCGGTCCGCCGCATTCTCTCCATGGAAGATGAGCCCGGAGTGGAATTCTGGGCCGACCCGCGCCTGCTCCTCCGGCCCAGGGGACTGTTCGTCACATCGGCCGCCGACGTCATGGTGGCGCCCAAAACCGTCCCCGACATCGAGTCCGTCTTCCGCGAAGCCCGTCTCACTTACACAGTGCTGATCGACGATGTCCAC aaatcgATCGCTAAAGAGAATCCGTCTGGGCCGTCGTTCGCCCGCAGCCAGTCTGGACCCAGCGGTCAACACCGGTTAACTTGGGACCGCTATCACCGTCTGGCAG atatcaACAGCTACCTGGATTACCTGAAAGAAGCTCATCCTGATTGGGTTCAAGTGGTGCCCATCGGGAAGAGCAGTCAAGGCCGCCCCATTCATGTCATCAAACTGAGCCGGAGTCGCCAACCGGATGGAGTGGAGCCCAGCCAAAAGAAAGCCATCCTGGTGGACGCAG GCATGCACGCCAACGAATGGATCACACCTGCAGCCCTGACCTGGATGATCAATGAACTGGTGGAGAACGCCGACTCCTACAACTGCATTCTGGACCGGTTTGACTGGTACTTTGTCCCTATGGTCAATCCGGACGGCTACGAATACTCTCACGCCGTCGACCGGATGTGGCGCAAAACGCGACGCAACTACACGTCGACGCTGGTTCGCTCCAGCGCCCGCAAGCTGCGCGTCGACGCCGACGACGAAGAGCAGTGCGTCGGCGCCGACATCAACCGCAATTTCGAGTTCCACTGGCGCAAGGGAGGCAGTTCCAGCAACGTTTGCTCGCCGGCTTTTGCCGGAGTCAAACCCTTCAGCGAACCCGAGTCCCGCGCTTTGGCTAATTTCATGCTCAAACAA CGTTCTAGAATCGCCATGTACATCTCTCTGCATTCGTATTCGCAAATGTGGCTGCTTCCTTGGGGCTTCGCCGAAGCTCGTCCACAAGATTTCAGCGAACT GTATTCGTTGGCTAAAATCGGTGCTAGGGCTTTACAGCGGGTCCATAACACATCTTTCCTCATCGGCAGCGTACCCGACCTTCTCGCTCTGGCCTCAg GTACGAGTCAAGATTGGGCAAAAGGTGTGGCCGGCGTTCGCTATTCTTACACGGTTGAGATGAGAGACGCCGGCGAACGGGGAATGATCTTGCCAGCCCAGCAGATTGTCCCAACAGCGGAGGAGACCTGGGCGGGCATTTATGCCGCGTCCGTCGAGTTGGCTCACCGTCTCTACGATGAATTACCATCCTGTTCGCCATTTTAa